In the genome of Neofelis nebulosa isolate mNeoNeb1 chromosome 8, mNeoNeb1.pri, whole genome shotgun sequence, one region contains:
- the EPC1 gene encoding enhancer of polycomb homolog 1 isoform X4, with protein MEHHLQRAISAQQVYGEKRDNMVIPVPEAESNIAYYESIYPGEFKMPKQLIHIQPFSLDAEQPDYDLDSEDEAFVNKLKKKMDICPLQFEEMIDRLEKGSGQQPVSLQEAKLLLKEDDELIREVYEYWIKKRKNCRGPSLIPSVKQEKRDGSSTNDPYVAFRRRTEKMQTRKNRKNDEASYEKMLKLRRDLSRAVTILEMIKRREKSKRELLHLTLEIMEKRYNLGDYNGEIMSEVMAQRQPMKPTYAIPIIPITNSSQFKHQEAMDVKEFKANKQDKADLIRPKRKYEKKPKVLPSSAAATPQQTSPAALPVFNAKDLNQYDFPSSDEEPLSQVLSGSSEAEEENDPDGPFAFRRKAGCQYYAPHLDQTGNWPWTSPKDGGLGDVRYRYCLTTLTVPQRCIGFARRRVGRGGRVLLDRAHSDYDSMFRHLDLEMLSSPQHSPVNQFANTSETNTSDKSFSKDLSQILVNIKSCRWRHFRPRTPSLHDSDNDELSCRKLYRSINRTGTAQPGTQTCSTSTQSKSSSGSAHFAFTAEQYQQHQQQLALMQKQQLAQIQQQQANSNSSTTTSQNLASNQQKSGFRLNLHHSHSIQGLERTLQGFVSKTLDSASAQFAASALVTSEQLMGFKMKDDVVLGIGVNGVLPASGVYKGLHLSSTTPTALVHTSPSTAGSTLLQPSNMTQTSSSHSALSHQVTAANSATTQVLIGNNIRLTVPSSVATVNSIAPINARHIPRTLSAVPSSALKLAAAANCQVSKVPSSSSVDSVPRENHESEKPALNNIADNTVAMEVT; from the exons CTTTTAGTTTGGATGCTGAACAGCCTGATTATGATTTGGATTCTGAAGATGAAGCATTtgtgaataaactgaaaaagaaaatggacatctGCCCATTGCAGTTTGAGGAGATGATTGACCGTCTAGAAAAAGGCAGTGGTCAGCAG CCAGTCAGTCTGCAGGAAGCCAAGCTACTGCTAAAAGAAGATGATGAATTAATTAGAGAAGTTTATGAATACtggattaaaaagagaaaaaactgtCGGGGGCCATCTCTTATCCCATCAGTAAAACAAGAGAAGCGAGATGGTTCCAGCACAAATGATCCTTATGTGGCTTTTAGAAGGCGTACTGAAAAAATGCAGACTCGAAAA AATCGCAAAAATGATGAAGCCTCTTATGAAAAAATGCTTAAGCTGCGTCGAGATCTGAGTCGGGCTGTTACTATCCTAGAGAtgataaaaagaagagaaaagagtaaaaggGAGCTATTGCACTTAACACtggaaattatggaaaagag gtaTAATTTGGGTGACTACAATGGAGAGATCATGTCTGAGGTCATGGCACAGAGACAACCAATGAAACCTACCTATGCCATCCCCATCATCCCTATTACTAATAGCAGTCAATTTAAACATCAGGAAGCAATGGATGTGAAGGAGTTTAAAGCAAATAag CAAGATAAAGCTGATCTTATCCGACCTAAACGTAAATATGAGAAGAAGCCCAAAGTCTTACCATCGTCTGCTGCTGCTACTCCTCAACAGACGAGTCCTGCCGCACTGCCAGTCTTTAATGCTAAAGATTTAAATCAGTATGACTTTCCCAGCTCAGATGAAGAACCTCTCTCCCAG gtTTTGTCTGGCTCTTCAGAagctgaagaagaaaatgatccTGATGGTCCCTTTGCTTTCCGTAGGAAAGCAGGCTGTCAGTACTATGCT cctcacTTAGACCAAACTGGCAACTGGCCTTGGACTAGTCCTAAAGATGGAGGATTAGGGGATGTACGATACAGATACTGCTTAACTACCCTCACCGTACCCCAAAGGTGTATTGGATTTGCACGAAGACGGGTTGGGCGCGGTGGAAG GGTCTTACTGGACAGAGCTCACTCAGACTATGACAGTATGTTTCGCCATCTGGATTTGGAAATGCTTTCCTCTCCACAACATTCTCCAGTCAATCAGTTTGCCAATACCTCAGAAACAAATACCTCGGACAAATCTTTCTCTAAAGACCTCAGTCAGATACTAGTCAATATCAAATCATGTAGATGGCGGCATTTTAGGCCTCGGACACCATCCCTACATGACAGTGACAATGATGAACTCTCCTGTAGAAAATTATATAGGAGTATAAATCGAACAGGAACAGCACAACCTGGGACCCAGACATGCAGTACCTCCACGCAAAGTAAAAGTAGCAGTGGTTCAGCACATTTTG CATTTACAGCCGAACAATACCAGCAACATCAACAGCAACTGGCACTAATGCAGAAACAGCAGCTTGCACAAATTCAGCAACAGCAAGCAAATAGTAATTCCTCCACCACCACTTCACAG AACCTTGCATCTAACCAGCAGAAAAGTGGCTTTCGCCTGAATCTACATCATAGCCATTCTATACAGGGTTTAGAAAGAACATTACAG ggTTTTGTTTCCAAGACTTTGGATTCTGCTAGTGCTCAATTTGCTGCTTCTGCTTTGGTGACATCAGAACAACTGATGGGATTCAAGATGAAGGATGATGTGGTGCTTGGAATTGGGGTGAATGGCGTCCTTCCAGCCTCAG gaGTATACAAGGGCTTACACCTCAGTAGTACTACACCAACAGCACTTGTACATACGAGTCCATCAACGGCAGGTTCAACTTTGTTACAGCCTTCAAACATGACACAGACTTCAAGTTCCCACAGTGCACTGAGTCATCAAGTAACCGCTGCCAATTCTGCAACAACTCAGGTTCTGATTGGGAACAACATTCGATTAACTGTACCTTCATCAGTTGCCACTGTAAACTCTATTGCCCCCATAAATGCACGACATATACCTAGGACTTTAAGTGCTGTTCCATCGTCTGCCTTAAAGCTGGCTGCCGCAGCAAACTGTCAAGTTTCCAAGGTTCCATCTTCATCTTCTGTAGATTCAGTTCCAAG GGAAAATCATGAATCAGAAAAGCCAGCACTAAACAACATAGCAGACAACACAGTAGCGATGGAGGTGACGTAG